Proteins encoded within one genomic window of Formosa agariphila KMM 3901:
- a CDS encoding DUF294 nucleotidyltransferase-like domain-containing protein: MKNTIAERVADFIKNFPPFDLLDKEQLLDISKEVKIKYLDKESVIYNINDPLHDQFYMIYKGAVKLKKYINEKLETIDQFDEGDVFGLRPLFAKENYAITSVTEEETILYCIPIEMFHPFIDNNKDFRQYLIESFASNTENPFSNEFQKKLLEDDVKLDLSKDMFEMQPVRLVKNVITTKKTSSIQDAAKLMAEHNIGSLIIEEKECPIGIITDKDLRLHVATGNYAIDEDVSKIMNSPVLCYKKNITIAQAQTTLMKHKINQIVVTKDGTPNSKILGVFSEHDIIVMKGTNPSVLMKAIKRSDSTKELKRIREKIMMLLDGYIQQNIPLTHINNIIFELNDATIKRVIERCVEKMDQVPPVKFAWMSLGSQGRKEQLLHTDQDNALVFENTDDDHLEEVRSYFLTLAKKVNKRLKTIGFEYCPGEMMAKNPKYCLSIDEWENQFSAWTRETEEDELLLCSIFFDFDITYGDINLTNQLSDYVIEITKNNLIFQSKLGASSLRNPSPLGFFRQFLVEQDGEYKDHFDIKKRAIMPLTDAGRLLAIHYQIKHINNTAERFEKLAELLPEDQELFYSCAYASKALLKFRTKRGIRHHDSGRFIALAELSKEEKMKLKRCFKAVSKVQELVKLKFNLKNFI, from the coding sequence ATGAAGAATACGATAGCAGAACGCGTAGCTGACTTTATAAAGAACTTCCCTCCTTTCGATTTACTCGATAAAGAGCAATTGCTCGATATTTCTAAAGAAGTAAAAATCAAGTATTTAGACAAAGAAAGTGTTATTTATAACATCAATGACCCTTTACATGATCAGTTCTATATGATATACAAAGGAGCTGTAAAGCTTAAGAAATATATCAATGAAAAATTAGAAACTATTGATCAATTTGATGAAGGAGATGTATTCGGATTGCGTCCATTATTTGCAAAAGAGAATTATGCAATAACTTCTGTTACCGAAGAGGAGACTATTTTATATTGTATTCCTATTGAAATGTTCCATCCATTCATCGATAATAATAAAGATTTTCGTCAGTATTTAATTGAGAGTTTTGCATCGAATACAGAGAACCCATTTTCTAACGAATTTCAGAAGAAATTACTAGAAGATGATGTTAAATTAGACCTGTCTAAAGACATGTTCGAAATGCAACCTGTTCGACTTGTTAAAAATGTAATTACAACTAAAAAGACATCGAGCATTCAGGATGCTGCTAAATTAATGGCAGAACACAATATTGGGTCTTTAATTATTGAAGAGAAAGAATGTCCAATCGGAATTATTACCGATAAAGACCTTAGATTACATGTAGCCACTGGAAATTATGCGATTGATGAGGATGTTTCTAAAATCATGAATTCTCCAGTATTGTGTTACAAGAAAAACATTACTATAGCTCAAGCACAAACCACATTGATGAAACATAAAATCAATCAAATTGTGGTAACAAAAGATGGTACGCCTAATTCTAAAATTTTAGGAGTCTTTTCTGAGCATGATATTATTGTAATGAAAGGAACAAACCCTTCAGTGTTAATGAAAGCGATTAAACGTTCAGATTCTACTAAAGAATTAAAACGTATACGCGAAAAAATCATGATGCTTTTAGATGGGTATATTCAACAAAATATTCCACTTACGCATATTAACAACATTATATTCGAACTAAACGATGCCACGATTAAACGTGTTATAGAACGTTGCGTCGAAAAAATGGATCAAGTACCGCCAGTTAAATTTGCTTGGATGTCTTTGGGAAGCCAAGGAAGAAAAGAGCAACTTTTACATACAGATCAAGATAACGCTCTTGTTTTTGAAAACACAGACGATGATCATCTAGAAGAGGTTAGAAGTTATTTCTTAACCTTAGCTAAAAAAGTAAATAAGCGTTTAAAAACTATTGGTTTCGAATATTGCCCTGGCGAAATGATGGCAAAAAACCCTAAATACTGTTTAAGTATTGATGAATGGGAAAATCAATTTTCTGCTTGGACTAGAGAAACAGAAGAAGATGAATTACTTTTATGTTCAATCTTTTTCGATTTCGATATTACTTATGGCGATATTAATCTAACCAATCAATTGTCTGATTACGTTATAGAAATCACTAAAAATAATTTAATTTTTCAATCTAAATTAGGAGCTTCTTCTTTAAGAAACCCTTCCCCATTAGGATTCTTCAGACAATTTTTAGTAGAACAAGATGGTGAATATAAAGATCATTTCGACATCAAGAAAAGAGCAATCATGCCACTTACAGATGCTGGAAGATTATTAGCGATACATTACCAAATAAAACATATTAACAACACTGCAGAACGTTTCGAGAAGTTGGCTGAATTACTTCCTGAGGATCAAGAATTATTTTATTCTTGCGCCTATGCTTCTAAAGCCTTATTAAAGTTTAGAACCAAACGCGGAATACGTCATCACGACAGCGGACGCTTTATTGCTTTAGCTGAACTTTCTAAGGAAGAAAAAATGAAACTTAAACGTTGTTTTAAAGCAGTGAGTAAAGTTCAAGAACTTGTTAAATTAAAATTTAATCTTAAGAATTTCATTTAA
- a CDS encoding PrsW family intramembrane metalloprotease, with the protein MHLLLLALAPIVVIIVYIYNKDKYEKEPKRLLLYNFLLGAFVSILITTIISLIFNSIIPTDDSSLLHLIIKAFFVVAFTEEFSKYFIVRYFAQPNKAFNEPFDGIMYAVMVSMGFAATENIFYVLEGGVSSGILRAFTAVPAHATFGILMGYFMGKAKFSNNRIKHNLTGLLLAVIFHGSYDFFLFINFIPGIWVGAFISLGVGIVLARKGIKKHQEKSYFK; encoded by the coding sequence ATGCATTTACTCCTTTTAGCTCTCGCCCCAATTGTTGTAATTATTGTTTACATTTATAATAAGGATAAGTATGAAAAAGAACCAAAGCGTTTACTATTATACAACTTCTTGTTAGGAGCTTTTGTTAGTATATTAATTACAACAATTATTTCCTTAATATTTAATAGTATTATCCCTACAGACGATTCGAGTCTGCTACACTTGATTATAAAAGCTTTCTTTGTAGTTGCATTTACAGAAGAATTTAGCAAATATTTTATTGTTCGTTATTTTGCACAACCAAATAAAGCATTTAACGAACCGTTCGATGGAATTATGTACGCCGTTATGGTATCTATGGGATTTGCCGCTACAGAAAATATTTTTTACGTATTAGAAGGTGGCGTTAGTTCTGGAATTTTAAGAGCATTTACGGCTGTACCAGCTCATGCGACTTTCGGAATCTTAATGGGGTATTTTATGGGAAAGGCTAAGTTTTCTAATAACCGAATTAAACACAATTTAACGGGATTATTATTGGCCGTAATCTTTCACGGAAGTTACGATTTCTTCCTCTTTATTAATTTTATACCAGGGATTTGGGTGGGTGCATTCATTTCTCTTGGTGTAGGAATTGTATTAGCAAGAAAAGGAATAAAAAAACATCAAGAGAAATCATATTTTAAATAA
- a CDS encoding oligosaccharide flippase family protein yields the protein MPIAFSRKDLNSTAWFSLEKLIQLFAGVFIIPKIFNTLGTVDIGKLHFVEALLGMFAPVFFLGLTAISIREMVLKPKQSEKIVATTFFIRLISWLLLSTGILGYLLFTKNTALFNLYIILLLSYLFRLTDVFESFFLAKKQAKFIFISKITSLIIIILLQYYGVKHNLDVLYFAKVLALDFLIQGIIYGIALLTNKSFSLKKLSISLLLGKELLIMAIPLMISSGLVMLYIGIDEMFLKYFYNDHANGVFGSVQYLVIGLSWTLGFAIINALYPSLAESYKDDNQGYISKFRQLTSAMILLGIGIGLFYTVFGNYILNTYFLEQYTEAKSPLKIFCWSPLLVFIGMLYEKHLLTINQLEHEVYRFALGCVTNLVLCYYLIPIYYLNGAAAAVLLSHLVTNIIYPLVQLSIKNRRLFILNLK from the coding sequence ATGCCAATTGCTTTTAGCAGAAAAGATTTAAATTCGACCGCTTGGTTTTCATTAGAGAAGCTTATTCAACTTTTTGCTGGCGTATTTATTATACCTAAAATATTTAACACATTAGGCACTGTAGATATTGGTAAGTTACATTTTGTTGAAGCGCTCTTAGGCATGTTTGCACCTGTTTTTTTTCTAGGTCTTACAGCTATTTCTATCCGCGAGATGGTGCTTAAACCCAAACAGTCTGAAAAAATTGTAGCCACTACATTTTTCATCCGCTTAATTAGTTGGTTGCTATTAAGTACCGGAATTTTAGGATATTTATTGTTTACTAAAAACACGGCTTTATTCAATCTTTATATTATATTATTACTTAGTTATTTATTTAGACTAACCGATGTTTTTGAAAGTTTTTTCTTAGCAAAAAAACAAGCTAAATTCATATTTATAAGTAAAATAACCAGTCTCATAATTATTATTTTACTTCAGTATTATGGTGTAAAACACAATCTAGATGTACTTTACTTTGCTAAAGTTTTAGCTTTAGATTTTCTAATTCAAGGTATAATTTACGGAATTGCGTTACTAACCAATAAAAGCTTTAGCTTAAAAAAATTGTCGATATCACTGCTTCTAGGAAAAGAATTATTAATCATGGCTATTCCATTAATGATTTCGAGTGGTTTAGTGATGCTGTATATTGGAATAGATGAAATGTTTCTGAAATATTTTTATAACGACCATGCTAACGGTGTTTTTGGAAGTGTTCAATACTTGGTTATTGGCTTAAGTTGGACTTTAGGATTTGCTATTATTAATGCTTTATATCCGTCTTTGGCAGAATCTTATAAAGACGATAATCAAGGGTATATTTCTAAATTTAGGCAATTAACTTCTGCCATGATTCTACTAGGTATTGGGATTGGTCTATTTTATACGGTTTTTGGTAACTACATTTTAAACACTTATTTTTTAGAACAATATACCGAGGCTAAATCTCCCTTAAAAATCTTTTGTTGGTCACCTTTACTTGTGTTTATTGGGATGTTATACGAGAAGCATTTACTTACAATTAACCAATTAGAACACGAGGTTTATCGTTTTGCTTTAGGCTGTGTAACCAACCTTGTGCTGTGTTATTATTTAATTCCAATATATTATTTAAATGGTGCTGCAGCGGCTGTATTATTAAGTCATTTAGTTACTAACATTATATATCCATTAGTACAATTATCTATTAAAAATCGAAGATTATTTATCTTAAATCTAAAGTAA
- a CDS encoding helix-turn-helix transcriptional regulator — MTSEFLRRYYVLRIIKSPELYGLSKPYVTYEELKRALDFIVERNYEDRLYEKLESNSKKTIKRDLEDIKSFYHIDIKLKRNHGYYILEQDFVMSDKLKEVFEKTELYLLHHHAHAWKQFVTISRTSLSAYVDMVALINAIECKYFVEIDYKGWYDDNRFEKLKNVFQPLHIKEINNAWYLIAHNPDVGIYSMCLDSRISSLFITNRVCKDPITFNESDYFKNSIGILKSDLQAVWIHIKVANHHFKYLENNFLHHSQVITARPIDLDTEDLDYSNERIWGVLKIYVEPTYEFFMQILKYNRWVKIVSPAHVVNDIKSTLNKMSAYYN; from the coding sequence ATGACTTCAGAATTTCTTCGACGCTATTATGTTTTACGAATTATTAAAAGTCCAGAACTATATGGGCTTTCTAAACCTTATGTTACTTACGAAGAATTGAAACGTGCTTTAGATTTTATAGTGGAAAGAAACTATGAAGATAGACTTTACGAAAAACTGGAATCGAATAGTAAAAAAACGATTAAACGCGATTTAGAAGATATTAAATCTTTTTACCACATCGATATTAAGCTGAAACGTAATCATGGGTATTATATTTTGGAGCAGGATTTCGTTATGTCGGATAAGCTGAAAGAAGTTTTCGAAAAAACAGAGCTCTATTTATTACATCATCACGCACATGCTTGGAAACAATTTGTGACGATATCCAGAACCTCGTTAAGTGCGTATGTGGATATGGTAGCGTTAATTAATGCTATAGAATGTAAGTATTTTGTAGAGATAGATTATAAAGGTTGGTATGATGATAATAGATTTGAGAAATTAAAAAATGTGTTTCAACCGTTACATATTAAAGAAATAAATAACGCTTGGTATTTAATAGCGCATAATCCTGACGTTGGTATATATTCGATGTGTTTGGATAGTAGAATTAGTAGTTTATTTATAACCAATAGAGTCTGTAAAGACCCCATTACTTTTAATGAATCGGACTATTTTAAGAATTCAATAGGAATTTTAAAATCAGACTTACAAGCGGTTTGGATCCATATAAAAGTGGCAAATCATCACTTTAAATATCTTGAAAATAATTTTTTGCATCATTCGCAGGTTATAACGGCCCGCCCAATAGATTTAGACACTGAAGATTTAGATTACAGTAACGAACGCATTTGGGGAGTACTTAAAATTTATGTAGAACCCACTTACGAGTTTTTTATGCAAATACTAAAATATAATCGCTGGGTTAAAATTGTTTCTCCTGCTCATGTAGTAAACGATATTAAGTCGACATTAAATAAGATGTCTGCGTATTACAATTAA
- a CDS encoding NUDIX hydrolase, translating into MDELIDIVTKDGKPTGEIALKSEIHAKGYFHNTAHVWLYTKSGEILLAQRSYKKAICPGMWDVSVAGHVDAGESIETAALREMQEELSLKLAIENLQKIGVFECFQSYDSGIQDNEFHHTYIAELKSPLNTLTPQPEEVEALQLVSISTFKTLLAQSETNDYFVPSNRPYYNTVLNAIQKQVSFLNL; encoded by the coding sequence ATGGACGAATTAATAGACATTGTTACTAAAGACGGTAAACCAACTGGAGAAATTGCATTGAAATCTGAAATTCATGCAAAAGGGTATTTTCACAACACAGCTCATGTTTGGTTATATACTAAGTCTGGAGAGATACTTTTAGCACAACGCAGTTATAAAAAAGCGATTTGCCCCGGCATGTGGGATGTTTCAGTAGCTGGGCATGTAGATGCAGGCGAAAGCATTGAAACTGCTGCATTACGCGAAATGCAAGAAGAACTTAGTTTGAAACTAGCAATAGAAAACTTACAAAAAATAGGTGTTTTCGAGTGTTTTCAAAGTTATGATTCAGGAATACAAGACAATGAATTTCATCATACATATATAGCCGAATTAAAATCACCCTTAAACACATTAACGCCGCAACCTGAAGAAGTTGAAGCGTTACAACTTGTAAGCATTTCAACGTTTAAAACCCTTTTAGCACAGAGCGAAACAAACGACTATTTTGTCCCCTCTAATAGACCATATTATAACACGGTTTTAAATGCTATTCAAAAACAAGTAAGCTTTCTAAATCTTTAG
- a CDS encoding M42 family metallopeptidase, which yields MAKKSILNKKSLDFLETYLNNAAPTGYEWTGQKLWMDYLKPYVDEFITDTYGTAVGVINPDAPYKVVIEGHADEISWYVNYISDNGLIYVVRNGGSDHQIAPSKLVNIHTKKGIVKGVFGWPAIHTRDKSKEETPKVENITIDVGAKDKEEVEKMGVHVGCVITYPDEFHILNGDKFVCRALDNRMGGFMIAEVARLLKENKKELPFGLYITNSVQEEIGLRGAEMITQTIKPNVAIVTDVTHDTTTPMIDRKKEGHLELGLGPVIAYAPAVQQKLRDLITDTAEENKIPFQRSALSRATGTDTDAFAYSNGGVASALISLPLRYMHTTVEMVHREDVEHVIKLIYESLLNIKAGETFSYFK from the coding sequence ATGGCAAAGAAGAGTATATTAAATAAAAAATCGTTAGACTTTCTAGAAACATATTTAAATAATGCAGCGCCTACTGGTTACGAATGGACTGGGCAAAAGTTGTGGATGGATTATTTAAAACCTTATGTAGATGAGTTTATAACAGATACCTATGGAACAGCTGTTGGTGTTATAAATCCAGATGCTCCTTACAAGGTTGTTATTGAAGGACATGCCGATGAAATTTCATGGTATGTAAATTACATTTCGGATAATGGATTAATTTACGTTGTTAGAAATGGTGGTAGTGATCACCAAATTGCACCAAGTAAATTAGTTAACATTCACACTAAAAAAGGCATTGTTAAAGGTGTATTTGGTTGGCCAGCAATTCATACAAGAGATAAATCTAAAGAAGAAACTCCTAAAGTAGAAAATATTACTATCGATGTAGGAGCAAAAGACAAAGAAGAAGTTGAAAAAATGGGCGTTCATGTGGGTTGTGTAATCACCTATCCAGACGAATTCCATATTTTAAACGGAGACAAATTTGTGTGTCGCGCTTTAGATAATAGAATGGGTGGTTTCATGATTGCTGAAGTGGCTCGTTTATTAAAAGAAAATAAGAAAGAACTTCCTTTTGGATTATATATTACAAACTCTGTGCAAGAAGAAATTGGACTTCGTGGCGCAGAAATGATTACACAAACCATTAAACCTAATGTTGCTATTGTTACAGATGTAACACACGATACTACTACGCCAATGATCGATAGAAAAAAAGAAGGTCATTTAGAATTAGGTTTAGGACCTGTAATCGCTTATGCTCCTGCTGTACAACAAAAATTAAGAGATTTAATTACAGATACAGCAGAAGAGAATAAAATTCCTTTTCAGCGTTCTGCCCTATCTCGTGCAACAGGTACAGACACAGATGCTTTTGCATATAGTAATGGTGGTGTGGCTTCTGCCCTAATTTCTTTACCGCTACGTTATATGCATACTACGGTTGAAATGGTACACCGTGAAGACGTAGAACATGTAATTAAATTAATTTATGAATCGCTTTTAAACATAAAAGCAGGTGAAACTTTTAGTTATTTTAAATAA
- a CDS encoding DUF4294 domain-containing protein, translating to MKFFLLTLLLFPCFAWTQIEGPVQDSIQDMYIIIEGDSIVRTSIDLDEVMILNKIEFVDKKEHYQYLILRRKTLKVYPYAKLAADRLQALKSRLDELDKTRLQKRYIKQVQKYLEDEFSAELKKMTRTEGQILVKLIHRQTGITTFDLIKDLRSGWRAFWFNNTAKIFDISLKEEFNPMNSKEDYFIEDILERNFQNGKLERQNSVLDFDFYEAENKWSKRLDVPKPTVAKRSEK from the coding sequence ATGAAATTTTTCCTGTTAACTTTATTACTTTTCCCATGTTTTGCTTGGACTCAAATAGAAGGTCCTGTGCAAGATAGTATACAAGATATGTATATTATTATAGAGGGAGATTCTATTGTTAGAACGAGTATTGATTTAGATGAAGTCATGATTCTTAATAAAATAGAATTTGTTGATAAAAAGGAACATTATCAATATTTAATTCTACGCAGAAAGACACTTAAAGTCTATCCGTATGCAAAATTGGCAGCCGATAGATTACAAGCATTAAAGTCTAGATTAGATGAGTTAGATAAAACTCGGTTACAAAAGCGATATATAAAACAGGTACAAAAGTATTTAGAAGACGAATTTTCTGCCGAACTAAAAAAAATGACGCGTACCGAAGGTCAGATTTTAGTTAAATTAATCCATAGACAAACGGGAATTACCACGTTCGATTTAATTAAAGATTTACGAAGTGGGTGGCGTGCGTTTTGGTTTAATAACACCGCTAAAATTTTCGATATTTCTTTAAAAGAAGAATTTAATCCTATGAATTCTAAAGAAGATTATTTTATTGAAGATATTTTAGAACGGAATTTCCAAAACGGTAAATTGGAACGACAAAATTCTGTTTTAGATTTCGATTTTTATGAAGCAGAAAATAAATGGTCTAAACGATTGGATGTACCAAAACCCACAGTAGCAAAACGTTCTGAGAAATGA
- the trhA gene encoding PAQR family membrane homeostasis protein TrhA has translation MKIQSPFEEKLNTLTHAFGAVLGVLGFVLLLYYNEQKTAWTTFSVVVYGISVIVLFSASALYHYVTEEKQKRYLRIVDHISIYLLIAGTYSPVLLISLKHSLGWELFFVVWGIAAFGLILKLFFTGKFELFSTLLYLVMGWLVVFDFSNLAEVIGEQGVYLLFAGGLFYTVGIIFYAFDRIPYNHVIWHLFVLAGAISHFLMIFLYVI, from the coding sequence ATGAAAATTCAATCACCTTTTGAAGAAAAACTAAATACCTTAACACATGCCTTTGGAGCTGTTTTAGGTGTACTTGGTTTCGTATTACTGTTATATTATAATGAACAAAAAACGGCTTGGACAACCTTTAGTGTTGTTGTTTATGGAATTTCGGTAATTGTGTTATTTTCTGCATCGGCCTTATATCATTATGTAACAGAAGAAAAGCAAAAACGGTATTTGCGTATTGTAGATCATATTAGTATATACTTGCTAATTGCAGGTACCTATTCGCCTGTACTCTTAATATCTTTAAAACACAGTTTAGGATGGGAATTGTTTTTTGTTGTTTGGGGCATCGCCGCGTTTGGGTTAATACTAAAACTATTCTTTACAGGTAAATTCGAATTGTTTTCTACGCTTTTGTATTTGGTAATGGGTTGGTTGGTTGTGTTCGATTTTTCTAATCTTGCAGAAGTTATAGGCGAACAAGGCGTGTATTTATTATTTGCTGGAGGCTTATTTTATACTGTAGGGATTATTTTCTATGCTTTCGATAGAATACCATATAATCATGTAATATGGCATTTATTTGTATTGGCAGGCGCCATTAGTCATTTCTTAATGATATTTTTATACGTTATTTAA
- a CDS encoding DUF4268 domain-containing protein, which produces MFSKEESRQLRELFWTSFGKSFPRKWVLYDTKIKGFSFKFHFDTKTAFVTLDVEEDLENRIKHWEKLESLKSILKEDYLPDAIFEEEFLLDNGKEISRIYVPLEQKVSIHNKNTWQEVMEFFNDKMDKFEMFFEDYADILKDD; this is translated from the coding sequence ATGTTCAGTAAAGAAGAATCTAGACAGTTAAGAGAATTATTTTGGACCAGTTTCGGGAAATCTTTTCCAAGGAAATGGGTGCTTTACGATACAAAAATTAAAGGTTTTAGCTTTAAATTTCATTTCGATACTAAAACTGCTTTTGTGACTTTAGATGTGGAAGAAGATTTGGAAAATCGTATTAAACACTGGGAAAAATTAGAATCTTTAAAATCTATTTTAAAAGAAGATTATTTACCTGATGCTATTTTTGAAGAAGAATTTCTGCTAGATAACGGAAAAGAAATCTCAAGAATTTACGTACCTCTTGAGCAAAAAGTATCTATACATAATAAGAATACTTGGCAAGAAGTTATGGAATTCTTCAACGACAAAATGGATAAATTTGAAATGTTTTTTGAAGATTACGCCGATATTTTAAAAGATGATTAG
- a CDS encoding ZIP family metal transporter, whose product MNSYLLPFVAVILGIGLAFFSKNRPALNTKILLSFSGAFLLALTLFELLPEVYHHLPARQTGLFIMIGILLQIVLEFFSKGAEHGHVHVHKHDTTFPWLLFISLCIHSFLEGFPIHHHNDMVYGVLIHKIPIAALITTFLIQSHYTKLQTLGFLGLFAIMTPLGTFISNHVSLVEDYIHFINAIVIGIFFHISTTILFESSEGHKFNLTKLISIFAGVAAAYAI is encoded by the coding sequence ATGAATTCGTATTTACTTCCCTTTGTTGCCGTTATTTTAGGTATAGGTTTAGCTTTTTTTAGTAAAAATAGACCGGCCTTAAACACCAAAATATTATTATCGTTTAGTGGTGCCTTTTTATTGGCATTAACCTTATTCGAATTGCTTCCTGAAGTCTATCACCATTTGCCTGCTAGACAAACTGGACTCTTTATTATGATTGGAATTCTATTGCAAATTGTATTAGAATTCTTTTCTAAAGGTGCAGAACATGGCCATGTGCATGTACATAAACACGATACCACTTTTCCTTGGTTATTGTTTATTAGTTTATGTATTCATAGTTTCTTAGAAGGTTTTCCAATTCATCATCACAACGATATGGTGTACGGTGTATTAATTCATAAAATTCCCATTGCAGCTTTAATTACAACGTTTTTAATTCAGTCGCATTATACTAAATTACAAACGTTAGGATTTCTTGGATTATTTGCAATCATGACACCGCTTGGGACTTTTATATCGAATCACGTCTCGTTAGTAGAAGATTACATCCATTTTATAAACGCGATTGTAATCGGAATATTTTTCCATATTTCTACAACCATTTTATTTGAAAGTAGCGAAGGCCACAAATTCAACCTCACCAAACTCATTTCAATTTTTGCGGGAGTTGCCGCAGCTTATGCCATTTAA
- a CDS encoding class I SAM-dependent methyltransferase: protein MIKDNTTWYVSWFDTPFYHILYKDRDDREAQMFMDNLTQYLNIDENSHILDLACGKGRHSVYLNSLGYQVTGADLSENSINHAKQFENDTLKFEVHDMCKPFPGTFDAVFNLFTSFGYFDKDEDNLNTIKSIKSDLNEYGIGVIDFMNSDHVIANLVPEDTKVVDGITFNLKRYVEDGHIIKDISFTFEGEDYNFQERVRAFTLKDFELLFEAADVNLLEVFGNYKLQKFDAKTSDRLVMLIK from the coding sequence ATGATAAAAGATAACACAACCTGGTATGTATCGTGGTTTGATACGCCTTTTTACCACATTTTATATAAAGATAGGGACGACCGTGAAGCACAAATGTTCATGGATAACCTAACACAATATTTAAATATCGACGAAAACAGTCATATTTTAGATTTAGCCTGCGGAAAAGGGAGACACTCGGTCTATCTAAATTCTTTAGGATATCAAGTTACTGGTGCCGATTTATCGGAAAATAGTATTAATCATGCCAAGCAGTTTGAAAATGATACGTTAAAATTCGAGGTTCACGACATGTGTAAACCTTTTCCTGGCACTTTCGATGCGGTCTTTAATTTATTTACCAGCTTTGGCTATTTCGATAAAGATGAGGACAACCTAAATACTATAAAATCTATTAAAAGTGATTTAAATGAATACGGCATAGGTGTTATCGATTTTATGAATTCCGACCATGTTATTGCAAATTTAGTTCCTGAAGACACAAAAGTGGTAGATGGTATTACTTTTAACTTAAAGCGTTATGTTGAAGATGGCCACATTATTAAAGACATATCGTTTACTTTTGAAGGCGAAGATTATAACTTTCAAGAACGCGTAAGGGCCTTTACCCTAAAAGACTTTGAATTGCTTTTTGAAGCTGCAGATGTAAACTTATTAGAAGTTTTTGGAAATTATAAATTACAAAAATTTGATGCAAAAACATCAGATCGTTTAGTTATGCTTATTAAATAA